The genomic DNA ACCCATCTTAATTGAGCCTGATTCTCCTTCTTCGAGCTCAGTTCAAGCGATCAGCCAGCAGGCTATTTATACTGGTGAGTTTACTAAAGACCGCCAAGATAGCGATTTCTTGCACTGGGGCGAGGGGATCGTGTCGGTCTCAGAAAGCGCGATTGCGTTTGAAGGCGAACTTGCTCCTGGGCCGGACTACAAGGTCTATCTATCTCCTAAGTTCATTGAAACCGAGCAAGCCTTTAATGACAGTAAGAGCGAGTTACTCAGAGTCGGAGATGTCAAAACATTTGACCGGTTTATGGTTGAACTACCGGAAGGTACTGATCTTAATCGGTTTAATACCGTTGTGATTTGGTGTGAAACTTTTGGCCAATTTATTACTTCTGCCAAGATAAAATGATAGCCTTCTAGGGCGTGTTGCTCTTTCGAGTTGATTTTCGCAGCGAGTTGCTGGGTATTTATACAAGGCAGAGGCGTCGATGTGTAGCTAGCCTACATGAGAAGCCGATAACGTAGTAGAAATGACCAGCAAACGCTGCCCGAAGGGTTCGAGCTGGGCGACCCGCAAAAAGCGTTTTACTCTTTGTGAGGGATATTTGCTTAGAATGATTATGCTACATCTCCCTCGCCGCGATTAAAACGCTTTTGACTAGGCGTCCCCATCCGAACGAAATTTAACCGCGAAAGGTCAACACGCCCTAATAGTTAATATCAGAATGAACACGAGCGCTCTGGAGTTGAGCGCTTTTTCATAGCACTGATATTAGGGGCTTTCTTGTAAAGCTAACCGTTGTAAAGCTAAATGTTGTAATGCTAAGGATTAAGTAATGGAAAAAGTGTGGCAAGTAATAGATTTCCTACTCGCTCATAAGTTTATTTTTAGTGCGCTGATTATCAGTCTTATTTTAATCATCCGCCGAATCACCTTATCTCAAATTAGGGGTGATGTTGCTTTCCTTAGCGAAGACCAACGTAATTGGATGTCCCGTACTAAAAACGGCACCTTTGCGATTATTGTTATAACGCTTTTTCTTCTCTGGAAATCTGAAATCAGTGAGTTTGCTCTCTCAGTAACAGCAATTGCCGTTGCGATAGTAGTGGCGTCAAAAGAGATCATCTTGTGTTTCACCGGCTCTATTCAACGTGCTAGCTCACGCTCATTTAGAATTGGTGATTGGATTGAATTGGGTAAAATCAGTGGTGAGGTGATTGAACACAACTTGATGGCGACTGTGATTCAAGAAATCGACTTGTATCATGGGCAATACCACTTCACTGGCAAGACCGCTACGCTGCCTAACAGCATGTTCTTTACTTATCCTGTAAAGAACCTCAACTTTATGAAGCGTTACGTTTACCATAGCTTTACGGTGACGGTGAAAGACTTCGTGAATCTGTACCCAATGGTGCCGGGTCTTATTGTCAAAATTGAAGAGCATTGTGAAGAGTTTATCGATGTTGCTCGTCGTTATAACGGCGTGATCGAAAAACACGCTGGTGTCGACCTTCCTGGCTCTGAGCCGCATATCCACATCACAAGCAGTTCAACCGGTGAGCAAGAAGTCCATTTTATGATTTTCTGTCCAACCGAGAAGGCGGTTCATCTAGAGCAAGAGATTCGTAAAGATTTCATGGAAGCATACGCTGAAGCATTTCCTGTCAGTGCTTAATCCTGCAGTCCGCTGAGCCCCAAACAAAAGAAAGCCGAGAGCGATAATATCGACTCTCGGCTTTTTTGTTCTAACTATCTGTTCGCTTAGTCTAGGTCTGCCAGTGGCAACCAATCGACTTGCACGCCTGCTTGTTCAAACATATCTTGGCTCACTTTGATTTTGTCTCCCCAGCGAGAAAGAAAGTCTTCACTTTGCTCTGGGCAGTGAACCGCAGAAATACCGGTTTGGATGATTTTCGCTGCGCAGTTTGGGCAAGGGAAGTGAGTTACCCAGATTTCACAGCTGTCTAAATCACGCTTAGCAAACAAGATTGCGTTCTCTTCTGCGTGAAGCGTTTTTAGGTATTTCATCTCACGATCATCAGTATCAGCACTGTCCGATACACCATGAGGGTAGCCATTAAAGCCAACCGAAACAATGCGGTTGTGTTTGGTGATAACAGCACCAACCTGAGTGGACGGATCCTTACTCCAGGAACCGACTAATTCCGCCATTTGATAGAAACGTTTTGCCCATTTTGAAATCATTCGAATTACCTTAACAAGGAAGTATGAGTTTTTATTATTGAAACCATATTATGTTAGACAATATATACAGAGAGGGGAAGTAGGAAAGATATATTTGATCATGAATTGTTGATGCTTTGTAAAGGGTTGATATATATCCAATTTCAATTTACAAGTTGAAACACTTTTGCGAGTTATAATTGATATTCCTCGGACATTTGAAGCAATTGTGTTACGTAACTTTTATGCTGTTCAATTTCTCATAAGTGACGGTATAACCATGCGTAAAAAGTTAATCCTTACGGCTCTTGCAAGCTCTCTTATTCTTGCTGGATGTGGGCAAGATGCTCAAAATGCCAAGCAAGCGCCA from Vibrio chagasii includes the following:
- a CDS encoding DM13 domain-containing protein — encoded protein: MKKLVLLCTHLAVGAVGFGLGVYALPILIEPDSPSSSSVQAISQQAIYTGEFTKDRQDSDFLHWGEGIVSVSESAIAFEGELAPGPDYKVYLSPKFIETEQAFNDSKSELLRVGDVKTFDRFMVELPEGTDLNRFNTVVIWCETFGQFITSAKIK
- a CDS encoding mechanosensitive ion channel family protein encodes the protein MEKVWQVIDFLLAHKFIFSALIISLILIIRRITLSQIRGDVAFLSEDQRNWMSRTKNGTFAIIVITLFLLWKSEISEFALSVTAIAVAIVVASKEIILCFTGSIQRASSRSFRIGDWIELGKISGEVIEHNLMATVIQEIDLYHGQYHFTGKTATLPNSMFFTYPVKNLNFMKRYVYHSFTVTVKDFVNLYPMVPGLIVKIEEHCEEFIDVARRYNGVIEKHAGVDLPGSEPHIHITSSSTGEQEVHFMIFCPTEKAVHLEQEIRKDFMEAYAEAFPVSA
- a CDS encoding dCMP deaminase family protein; its protein translation is MISKWAKRFYQMAELVGSWSKDPSTQVGAVITKHNRIVSVGFNGYPHGVSDSADTDDREMKYLKTLHAEENAILFAKRDLDSCEIWVTHFPCPNCAAKIIQTGISAVHCPEQSEDFLSRWGDKIKVSQDMFEQAGVQVDWLPLADLD